The following are from one region of the Denitrobacterium detoxificans genome:
- a CDS encoding CotH kinase family protein, which yields MLIACCAFAPVAAYAAEGDADQVSPVQAVANAQVEEGAVVGNDPLPAVEGSASEGGADQLAQSLDGSGSSQGNSSANDEVGEGVSGDASLSQSVGAEDSLNEGASSSSAAATEGADAALSAQGEVDAASDETEGDVLAASDSSYEETHQNVYRLYNPNSGEHFYTVSLDEAVSVCQAGWQWESVGWVAPITSNAPVFRLYNPNGGDHHYTRSVVERDRLRALGWKYEGISWYSDDSSQLPIYREYNPNAVSGAHNFTASLAEDTSLGKAGWNREGIGWYATNGSVIAIQGQWITTSAWGSKQTYWLASDGSIARSRIVSVSEGAGFDFYVGSNGVVQKGLVTLSDGSTYYAGSHGALAPSFSVVVANGQSGVLQTLSSAAASNGVYLFLPSCASTDSVTFSARAYDGELVSVSLSGNGISAVVQDGTVISLSSLDALLSSQGSATFSISYGAGHTAPFVIMKSAYIDAMFLTSADAENYGRSYVEGSADHSAKASIAVTLLTPSGDVVYDADDLASGSLSTIKGRGNSTWGLGVKKPYQISLSKKADLLETGDSANKAKKWILLAGSADPTLIHTAIAYDLGLELGMLGMQGAFVDLYYDGEYRGTYYLCEKVEIKSGRVSITDLESAIEKACKKAGVDLEALPTAQGTNAYGYAYQYVDGAEDPDDITGGYLIERDGAYYASETCWFSTSIGNFVVKSPERCSEACMKYISEYVQRAIDAVYADVFYTDGSAPSFDLESLAQSFAVSEFFKNIDAFYTSTFFYKDADGPDGSYSVLYAEPLWDFDASMGMRIDWSTNAFRSYEGFVVPGTKWLYNSTVVLERVRELLSTSICPLISSVVLGDADAVGSNGVVHSIAYYQNLVSFSQRMNEVLFGVTSFNNEFEPFETYDANVAYLEDWLTWRVRWMNDNIDTFTADNGVIENPTSVYQGIDYSDVYDFYYYQAMNPDVAARYGNDYAGTLQHFVQYGMAEGRIASYNFNWATYRARYADLRAAFGKDKAAYYRHFMEYGFYEGRTAC from the coding sequence ATGCTCATTGCATGTTGCGCGTTCGCGCCGGTTGCCGCGTATGCTGCCGAGGGCGATGCCGATCAGGTTTCGCCCGTGCAAGCGGTAGCTAATGCGCAGGTTGAAGAGGGCGCCGTAGTGGGCAACGACCCGCTCCCTGCGGTTGAAGGCTCTGCCTCTGAGGGCGGCGCGGACCAGCTTGCGCAGTCCCTTGACGGATCCGGCTCTTCTCAGGGCAATTCCTCCGCGAATGATGAAGTTGGCGAGGGGGTTTCTGGCGATGCGTCGCTTTCGCAATCCGTCGGTGCGGAAGATTCGCTGAACGAGGGCGCGTCGTCTTCGTCCGCTGCCGCGACGGAGGGTGCAGATGCGGCGCTTTCCGCGCAAGGCGAGGTCGATGCCGCGAGTGACGAGACCGAAGGTGACGTTCTGGCCGCTTCGGATTCCAGCTATGAGGAAACCCATCAGAACGTCTATCGCCTCTATAACCCCAATTCGGGCGAGCATTTCTACACGGTTTCGCTCGACGAAGCCGTGTCGGTTTGCCAGGCGGGCTGGCAGTGGGAGTCGGTTGGCTGGGTGGCTCCCATCACGTCGAATGCGCCCGTGTTTCGTCTGTACAACCCCAACGGGGGCGACCATCATTACACGCGCTCGGTCGTGGAGCGCGACCGTCTGAGGGCATTGGGCTGGAAGTACGAAGGCATTAGCTGGTACTCCGATGACTCTTCCCAGCTGCCCATCTATCGCGAGTACAACCCCAATGCGGTCTCGGGCGCGCATAACTTCACCGCAAGCTTGGCCGAGGATACGTCCTTGGGTAAGGCGGGATGGAATCGCGAGGGCATTGGATGGTATGCCACGAATGGCTCCGTTATCGCCATTCAGGGCCAGTGGATCACCACTTCGGCGTGGGGGTCCAAGCAAACGTACTGGCTTGCTTCCGATGGCTCTATCGCCCGTTCCCGCATCGTATCTGTGTCGGAAGGTGCGGGCTTTGATTTCTACGTGGGGTCAAATGGCGTGGTACAAAAGGGGCTCGTGACGCTTTCGGATGGGTCGACGTATTATGCGGGGTCCCATGGCGCTCTTGCCCCATCGTTTTCCGTGGTCGTGGCAAATGGGCAGAGCGGCGTACTGCAGACTCTCTCTTCTGCGGCAGCGTCGAATGGCGTGTATTTGTTCCTTCCCTCGTGCGCGTCCACCGATTCGGTTACGTTTTCCGCTCGAGCGTACGACGGGGAACTGGTGAGCGTTTCGCTTTCGGGCAACGGCATTTCGGCAGTGGTGCAGGATGGCACCGTGATCAGCCTCTCCTCGTTGGATGCCCTGCTTTCCTCGCAGGGAAGCGCGACGTTTTCCATTTCGTACGGCGCGGGGCATACGGCTCCCTTCGTTATCATGAAGTCGGCTTACATCGATGCAATGTTCCTTACCAGCGCAGATGCTGAAAACTATGGGCGGTCCTATGTCGAGGGGAGCGCCGACCATTCTGCGAAGGCGAGCATTGCCGTAACGCTCCTTACGCCTTCGGGCGATGTGGTGTACGATGCCGATGATTTGGCTTCGGGTTCCTTGTCTACTATCAAGGGGCGTGGTAATTCCACGTGGGGGCTTGGCGTGAAAAAGCCCTATCAGATTTCGCTTTCGAAGAAGGCCGACCTGCTGGAAACGGGCGACTCCGCGAATAAGGCGAAGAAGTGGATTCTGCTGGCGGGGTCTGCCGATCCTACCTTGATTCATACCGCCATAGCCTATGACCTAGGTCTTGAGCTGGGGATGCTTGGCATGCAGGGTGCGTTCGTCGACCTGTACTACGATGGCGAGTACCGAGGCACGTACTACCTATGTGAAAAGGTTGAGATCAAGTCGGGGCGCGTTTCCATTACTGATTTGGAAAGCGCCATCGAGAAGGCCTGCAAGAAGGCGGGCGTCGACCTGGAGGCATTGCCTACGGCGCAGGGTACGAATGCGTATGGGTACGCCTACCAGTACGTTGATGGCGCTGAAGATCCCGATGACATAACGGGCGGCTACCTCATCGAGCGTGATGGAGCGTACTATGCCTCCGAGACGTGTTGGTTCTCTACGAGCATCGGCAACTTCGTGGTGAAGAGCCCCGAGCGTTGCTCCGAGGCGTGCATGAAGTACATCAGCGAATACGTGCAGCGTGCCATCGATGCCGTATATGCCGACGTGTTCTATACCGATGGGTCTGCTCCGTCGTTTGACCTAGAGTCCTTGGCCCAATCGTTCGCAGTAAGCGAATTCTTCAAGAACATCGACGCCTTCTATACTTCCACGTTCTTCTATAAGGACGCCGATGGGCCCGATGGTTCGTATTCGGTTCTCTACGCGGAGCCGTTGTGGGATTTTGACGCCTCCATGGGCATGCGCATCGATTGGAGCACCAATGCATTTCGTTCGTACGAGGGCTTTGTGGTCCCGGGTACGAAATGGCTGTACAACAGCACCGTGGTGCTCGAACGCGTGCGCGAATTGCTCTCGACGAGCATCTGCCCTCTCATTTCGAGTGTCGTGCTGGGCGACGCGGATGCGGTGGGCAGCAACGGCGTTGTGCATTCCATTGCCTATTACCAGAACCTCGTGTCGTTTTCCCAGCGCATGAACGAAGTGCTGTTTGGCGTCACCTCGTTCAACAACGAGTTTGAGCCCTTCGAAACGTACGATGCGAACGTTGCTTACCTGGAGGACTGGCTGACTTGGCGCGTTAGGTGGATGAACGACAACATCGACACGTTTACCGCCGACAATGGCGTCATCGAGAACCCGACGAGCGTCTACCAGGGCATCGATTATTCTGACGTGTACGATTTCTACTACTACCAGGCTATGAATCCCGATGTTGCCGCGCGTTACGGAAACGATTACGCGGGTACGCTCCAGCATTTCGTGCAGTACGGCATGGCCGAGGGGCGTATCGCCTCGTACAACTTCAACTGGGCGACGTATCGCGCGCGCTATGCCGATCTGCGTGCGGCGTTCGGCAAGGACAAGGCTGCGTACTATCGCCATTTCATGGAGTACGGGTTCTATGAGGGGCGCACGGCATGCTAG
- a CDS encoding YfhO family protein: MTTVARARREEGGFVRARVAILHILSFVLPLVILGCVYALRGMYPFGETGVAVWDMDIQYIGYFEWLRDVLHGQGSPFYSFSMGMGENTAALVAYHLSSPFNLLLAFWGEDSIVGFFNVAVLLKLSCAGATFFAFARNRWHLGAAALLASTSYALCGWAFAQASNIMWLDGFIMLPLVAWGTYRAVEGERYGLLFCSVALAVLFNWYTAYMDCLLSLLLFLVYRWEVTGASRPVGEGVSLGTRIARACRRVVASRSTLRYIVTMVLALCASMVLFLPSMLCLMQGTESSFNLLKALMPIPLFPPWDIGAYAVSGVVPETSTSRVPALYVSAFVLVAAALLFCDKDVSKRKRIAWAVLLACAVAGVMFVGPSVVWSDMKLTTSFYFRHGFVVAFVLAVCACEELCSLRRACAGSGASVETPQHAALFHVRVTRCVVVLVVVVLASSALVIVTHAEGAPSGLAVAATVASLLASGVLLVVWRARSQRASLAHGNGGVAARVVLCVAVAVVSVDVGFSAYQAFRVYGSSVDAHAQEQASIDALVQGSVADAAGQDGLLVNMAGADRDGTRAQMQIPQTTALFTSSVQSMGEYTSMVNGSLYTMLSALGYTENDPIFGYYANSSQLLADSLLGVDYVLSATQPAGDATLVSSGALYEYDLYRYNASLPAGYGIAGSGSVSWGSDPFANQVLMLQDATGSDSALSAYVDADVTEVSRVAEGACECSFQVTVERDGPLYLDFPVIAQATRNHCWNMVAQVYVNGSPVELVGSNFSGNVLYAGTFSEGDTVQVTLSFVEPQASCVTVLDGEQCKGAVAECVARASASDLIVAKTLDEDVLADCLSMLDAEGFSVLSWEDGHVTATFNASSSELLMLRIPYAPGWEAFVDGERVSVVSCYTGLSGVWVEEGSHTVELRFTPPGLYAGIALSVFGVLAFFVLRRRWES, from the coding sequence ATGACGACGGTCGCTCGAGCTCGCAGGGAAGAAGGGGGCTTCGTGCGTGCCCGCGTCGCGATTCTTCACATCCTTTCATTCGTCCTTCCCCTGGTCATCCTTGGTTGCGTTTACGCGCTCCGGGGCATGTACCCCTTTGGGGAAACGGGCGTTGCCGTGTGGGATATGGACATCCAGTACATCGGTTACTTCGAATGGTTGCGCGACGTGTTGCATGGGCAGGGTTCGCCCTTCTACTCCTTTTCCATGGGCATGGGCGAAAACACCGCCGCGCTCGTGGCGTATCACCTTTCCAGCCCGTTCAATCTTCTCCTGGCCTTTTGGGGCGAGGATAGCATCGTTGGATTCTTCAACGTAGCAGTGTTGCTGAAGCTCTCTTGCGCGGGGGCGACCTTCTTCGCCTTTGCCCGAAATCGCTGGCATCTGGGTGCGGCCGCATTGCTTGCCTCTACGTCGTATGCGCTGTGTGGATGGGCGTTCGCCCAGGCCAGCAATATCATGTGGCTCGATGGCTTCATCATGTTGCCGTTGGTGGCGTGGGGCACGTATCGCGCCGTTGAGGGCGAGCGATACGGGTTGCTGTTCTGCTCGGTTGCGCTTGCCGTCTTGTTCAACTGGTACACCGCCTACATGGATTGTCTTCTTTCGCTCCTGCTGTTCCTGGTGTATCGCTGGGAAGTTACGGGTGCGTCTCGCCCTGTGGGCGAGGGGGTTTCCCTTGGGACGCGCATCGCGCGCGCCTGTCGTCGCGTCGTGGCGTCTCGTTCGACGCTTCGCTACATTGTCACCATGGTGCTGGCTCTCTGCGCGAGCATGGTGCTATTCCTGCCCTCTATGCTGTGCCTCATGCAAGGTACCGAAAGCAGCTTCAACTTGCTGAAGGCGCTTATGCCCATCCCGCTGTTCCCACCGTGGGATATAGGGGCATATGCTGTTTCGGGCGTGGTTCCCGAAACGTCGACGAGCCGCGTCCCCGCGTTGTACGTGAGTGCGTTTGTCCTGGTTGCGGCCGCTTTGCTCTTCTGCGATAAGGACGTTTCCAAGCGCAAGCGCATCGCCTGGGCGGTGCTGCTTGCCTGCGCCGTTGCGGGCGTCATGTTCGTGGGCCCTTCCGTTGTGTGGAGCGATATGAAGCTCACCACGTCGTTCTACTTCCGCCATGGCTTTGTCGTGGCGTTCGTTCTGGCGGTTTGCGCGTGCGAAGAGCTTTGCTCTCTTCGGCGCGCTTGCGCTGGAAGCGGTGCTTCCGTTGAAACGCCCCAGCACGCAGCGCTCTTCCATGTGCGGGTGACTCGATGCGTGGTCGTTCTCGTTGTCGTCGTGCTTGCGTCGTCGGCTCTTGTCATCGTGACGCATGCCGAGGGCGCTCCCTCGGGTCTTGCCGTGGCCGCTACGGTTGCGTCGCTGCTCGCGTCGGGCGTTCTGCTGGTCGTTTGGCGCGCTCGATCCCAGCGTGCTTCTCTTGCACACGGCAATGGCGGTGTTGCCGCGCGGGTTGTGCTTTGCGTGGCGGTGGCTGTCGTTTCGGTGGACGTGGGCTTCAGCGCATATCAGGCGTTTCGCGTCTATGGCTCTTCCGTGGATGCTCATGCGCAGGAGCAGGCTTCCATCGACGCTCTCGTTCAAGGCTCGGTCGCCGATGCGGCGGGGCAGGATGGTCTGCTCGTGAACATGGCGGGCGCTGATCGCGACGGCACGCGCGCCCAGATGCAGATTCCCCAGACGACCGCGTTGTTTACCAGTTCGGTGCAGAGCATGGGGGAGTATACGTCCATGGTGAATGGTTCGCTGTATACCATGCTCTCAGCGCTTGGCTATACGGAAAACGACCCCATCTTTGGCTACTATGCCAATTCGTCGCAATTGCTTGCCGATTCTCTGCTTGGCGTCGACTACGTGCTTTCCGCAACGCAGCCTGCGGGCGATGCGACGCTCGTTTCCTCGGGTGCTTTGTACGAATACGATTTGTATCGCTATAACGCCTCGCTGCCTGCGGGGTATGGCATTGCGGGGAGTGGCTCTGTTTCGTGGGGCAGCGACCCGTTTGCCAATCAAGTGCTCATGCTCCAGGACGCCACGGGCAGCGATAGCGCCTTGAGCGCATATGTCGACGCAGACGTAACGGAAGTCTCTCGCGTCGCCGAGGGCGCGTGCGAATGCTCGTTCCAGGTCACCGTCGAGCGGGATGGCCCCCTTTATCTGGATTTTCCTGTTATCGCACAAGCGACGCGGAACCATTGCTGGAACATGGTTGCCCAGGTGTACGTGAATGGCTCGCCCGTTGAACTCGTTGGTTCTAATTTCAGTGGAAACGTGCTCTATGCTGGTACGTTCTCCGAAGGTGATACGGTTCAGGTGACATTGTCGTTTGTCGAGCCCCAGGCTTCGTGCGTAACGGTTCTTGATGGCGAGCAGTGCAAGGGCGCGGTGGCGGAATGCGTTGCGCGCGCATCAGCGAGCGATCTCATCGTGGCGAAAACGCTTGATGAGGACGTACTGGCAGATTGCCTCTCCATGCTCGATGCCGAAGGATTCAGCGTTCTTTCTTGGGAAGACGGCCACGTAACCGCCACGTTCAATGCTTCGTCGAGCGAGTTGCTCATGTTGCGCATACCCTATGCGCCGGGTTGGGAGGCGTTCGTGGATGGCGAACGCGTCTCCGTCGTCTCGTGCTATACGGGGCTTTCGGGCGTATGGGTGGAAGAGGGAAGCCATACGGTCGAGCTGCGCTTCACGCCGCCGGGCCTGTACGCGGGCATTGCCCTTTCCGTGTTTGGCGTGCTTGCTTTCTTCGTACTTCGCCGCAGGTGGGAAAGCTAG
- a CDS encoding glycosyltransferase family 2 protein: MTQEQPIFSIVMPVYGVEDYIAQAISCIQAQTCPAWELICVDDATPDASARIAEQAAQSDERIRVVHHDANKGLSEARNTGMAAARGTYLWMPDPDDTYEPTLLQDCLDALQENPAHVTVFGVDECYFDAQGAFLYNHAITPTRQLLSSAAELRPHVVELERQTLLGYAWNKIYDLAYLRTTGARFETVKLIEDIAFNVAVFQNLDSLNVLASTPYHYARRLRDNLTNKFIPEYYELHRRRIGMLADQQRSWGTLDGETRATLGSLFARYVLSALERNCDPQAHMSHADRKVWIRKTFSDELYRDLIPHAQAQNSRALALCLRPLKARRTGTCLALGRLIHIARGKLLPLFTRIKSGR, encoded by the coding sequence ATGACCCAGGAACAGCCCATATTCAGCATCGTCATGCCCGTATACGGCGTAGAGGACTACATCGCCCAAGCCATCTCGTGCATTCAGGCGCAGACCTGCCCCGCGTGGGAGCTCATTTGCGTAGACGACGCCACGCCCGATGCAAGCGCGCGCATTGCCGAACAGGCAGCGCAAAGCGACGAACGCATTCGCGTGGTACATCACGATGCGAACAAGGGCCTTTCGGAAGCGCGAAACACGGGCATGGCCGCCGCACGCGGCACGTACCTATGGATGCCCGACCCCGACGACACGTACGAGCCCACGCTTCTACAAGACTGCTTGGATGCGCTGCAGGAAAATCCCGCACACGTTACCGTTTTTGGCGTAGACGAATGCTACTTCGATGCGCAGGGCGCGTTTCTCTACAACCACGCCATCACGCCCACAAGGCAATTGCTTTCAAGCGCCGCAGAACTGCGTCCCCACGTAGTCGAGCTGGAACGGCAGACGCTTCTGGGATACGCGTGGAACAAGATCTACGACCTGGCATACCTACGTACGACGGGCGCACGGTTCGAGACGGTGAAGCTCATCGAGGACATCGCCTTCAACGTAGCCGTCTTCCAGAACCTGGATTCGCTCAACGTGCTGGCCAGCACGCCGTACCATTACGCACGCCGCCTGCGCGACAACCTAACGAACAAGTTCATCCCCGAGTACTACGAGCTCCATCGCCGCCGCATTGGCATGCTCGCCGACCAGCAACGCTCCTGGGGAACGCTCGATGGCGAAACGCGCGCCACGCTGGGAAGCTTGTTCGCGCGCTACGTCCTTTCCGCCCTGGAACGCAACTGCGACCCCCAAGCGCACATGAGCCACGCGGATCGCAAAGTATGGATCAGGAAGACGTTTTCCGACGAGCTGTACCGCGACCTCATTCCGCATGCGCAGGCCCAGAACAGCCGCGCGCTTGCGCTCTGTCTACGCCCCTTGAAGGCGCGCCGCACAGGCACCTGCCTTGCCCTGGGTCGCCTGATTCATATCGCACGCGGTAAGCTGCTGCCGCTCTTCACGCGCATCAAGAGCGGGCGCTAG
- a CDS encoding DUF6056 family protein, whose product MTDSSRKSGSFAVRSYGMRLGKGAKASQEASAVAPAVAAAKPQTGQADAPTAPATQVPSADTTAALTPAQVAELESRKQADGAQAPSGDAQPAQDAAPTASAPVTYNAPVAASKRQMGTAARVAIILGAILVALVLVAPLLAVSVYDRPSGDDFSYALATSQLVASVNANPITLVQTAVQTSLSYMQTWQGLYTSAFLLALQPGIFGMQYYGIGAILLIVCTYLASLYFTRRVERSLLGLPARWWIPAGIALATFLLLCMPDVCEGIYWFNGAWNYTPFFLLALVNAGLSIRSLTVRSTVAHGFCVVGLCVLLFLTSGGDHVMAFYNLMLALGCAVIGFARRRWAQIFPLLVGAFGFYLNVTAPGTAVRQAFFVSPGIPKTIAVSALYTLQSLQDLLSVSFLLLLVILTPILWSWAGVTQRKVRGVYLVVFFVLSYLAIVGLNCAPYYGMGVFGEGRVRNVVWFASVVQALMLYGYALCVVRQRARNASVRVDLITKNIPYALVALGIVACIVGVAAFGGASVGKSNALLALNDMRNGSAVQFAQENDERDQILSEAKSTELVAVPRLESHPVTLFFTDLDNDMGDDWASTVAAYYGLVGVVYE is encoded by the coding sequence ATGACTGATTCCTCTAGGAAGTCGGGTTCGTTCGCCGTGCGCTCGTACGGCATGAGGCTGGGGAAGGGCGCCAAGGCATCTCAGGAAGCTTCGGCCGTCGCTCCCGCGGTAGCCGCCGCAAAGCCCCAGACGGGGCAGGCCGACGCCCCTACTGCGCCTGCAACCCAGGTGCCTTCTGCCGACACCACCGCAGCCCTTACCCCGGCTCAGGTGGCCGAGCTCGAGTCGCGGAAGCAAGCCGATGGCGCGCAGGCTCCCTCGGGTGATGCTCAGCCTGCTCAAGATGCGGCCCCCACGGCAAGCGCGCCCGTAACCTACAATGCCCCCGTTGCCGCAAGCAAGCGTCAGATGGGCACAGCCGCACGCGTTGCCATCATTCTGGGGGCCATCCTCGTGGCTCTCGTTCTGGTTGCGCCGCTGCTGGCCGTTTCCGTGTACGACCGCCCTAGCGGCGACGACTTTTCCTATGCGCTTGCCACGTCGCAGCTGGTGGCAAGTGTCAATGCCAATCCCATTACGCTCGTTCAAACGGCCGTTCAGACGTCGCTTTCGTATATGCAGACCTGGCAGGGCCTGTATACTTCGGCGTTTTTGCTTGCGCTTCAGCCGGGCATCTTCGGAATGCAGTATTACGGCATTGGGGCAATCCTCCTCATCGTGTGCACGTATCTTGCGAGCCTCTATTTCACGCGTAGGGTCGAGCGCAGCCTGCTCGGCCTTCCTGCGCGCTGGTGGATTCCCGCTGGCATTGCGCTCGCCACGTTTTTGCTCCTGTGCATGCCCGATGTCTGCGAGGGCATCTACTGGTTCAACGGCGCGTGGAACTACACGCCGTTCTTCCTGCTCGCGCTTGTGAATGCGGGTCTGTCCATCAGGTCACTCACGGTGCGGTCCACGGTTGCTCATGGCTTCTGCGTTGTTGGGCTGTGCGTGCTCTTGTTCCTCACGTCGGGCGGCGATCACGTCATGGCGTTCTACAACCTCATGCTTGCCCTGGGGTGTGCCGTCATTGGCTTTGCGCGCCGTCGTTGGGCCCAGATCTTCCCGCTTCTCGTGGGAGCCTTCGGGTTCTACTTGAACGTAACCGCTCCGGGCACGGCCGTGCGCCAGGCGTTCTTCGTGAGCCCGGGCATTCCGAAGACCATTGCCGTTTCCGCCCTATATACGCTGCAGAGCCTGCAAGACCTGCTGAGCGTTTCCTTCTTGCTGCTCCTCGTCATCCTCACGCCCATTCTTTGGTCCTGGGCGGGGGTTACGCAGCGCAAGGTACGCGGAGTCTACCTGGTCGTCTTCTTCGTGCTTTCGTATCTGGCCATTGTGGGCCTGAACTGTGCCCCCTATTACGGCATGGGCGTATTCGGCGAAGGCCGCGTGCGTAATGTCGTGTGGTTCGCCAGCGTGGTGCAGGCGCTCATGCTGTATGGCTACGCGCTGTGCGTCGTTCGCCAGCGTGCACGTAACGCCAGCGTGCGCGTCGACCTCATCACCAAGAACATTCCCTATGCGCTCGTTGCCCTGGGCATCGTGGCGTGCATCGTGGGCGTTGCCGCGTTTGGTGGCGCTTCGGTGGGGAAGAGCAATGCGCTTCTGGCGCTCAACGACATGCGCAATGGCAGCGCCGTCCAGTTCGCCCAAGAGAACGACGAGCGCGATCAGATTCTCTCGGAAGCGAAGTCGACTGAACTCGTTGCCGTCCCACGTTTGGAATCGCATCCCGTTACGCTGTTCTTCACCGACCTCGACAACGATATGGGCGACGACTGGGCTTCCACGGTTGCAGCCTATTACGGATTGGTGGGGGTAGTCTATGAGTAG
- a CDS encoding glycosyltransferase family 2 protein, translated as MARISVIMPVYNAQSTVMRALQSLLAQSFADWECICVDDGSTDGSGELLDEAARGDSRIRVTHQANAGVSAARNAALSQVSGAYVTFLDADDEFEPFAFARMVEALGVSPADENSLVACSWDALAFGARCVPAGSESAWFQAHAVPRDVEYAEFTPALLFAENTIPRLQVLFRASLLEDSAIRFDPSLSMGEDLAFLCALYARTHGAKLVSSRVYIYHVDSQGSAMQRAAADVHDKIDRDLDALCAVFADWQSAGFFPQYAAALVEWSVAFIEYSILRQEPQWRASRLVRLRDAWRTALGDDDELQGIEPHAFPMVQLCLGCSDDGALAVGESKAARIALAWRLKHYGVGDIASKVVGKLHR; from the coding sequence GTGGCACGCATTTCAGTCATCATGCCGGTCTACAATGCTCAGAGCACCGTGATGCGGGCGCTGCAGTCGCTGCTTGCCCAATCGTTTGCCGACTGGGAGTGCATTTGCGTAGACGATGGGTCCACCGATGGTTCTGGCGAGCTGCTTGACGAAGCGGCGCGCGGCGATAGCCGCATTCGCGTTACGCATCAGGCGAATGCCGGCGTGTCCGCGGCTCGCAATGCGGCTCTGTCCCAGGTCTCTGGCGCGTACGTGACGTTTCTCGATGCCGATGACGAATTCGAGCCCTTCGCGTTCGCACGTATGGTCGAGGCGCTTGGGGTGTCCCCGGCAGACGAGAATTCGCTTGTCGCATGTTCGTGGGATGCGCTTGCGTTTGGTGCGCGATGCGTTCCCGCCGGCAGTGAATCCGCCTGGTTCCAGGCTCATGCCGTCCCGCGCGACGTGGAATATGCCGAGTTCACGCCTGCCTTGCTGTTCGCCGAAAATACTATTCCTCGACTGCAGGTGCTGTTTAGGGCTTCTCTGCTCGAAGATTCGGCCATTCGCTTCGACCCATCTCTGTCGATGGGCGAGGACTTGGCGTTCCTGTGCGCGCTCTATGCGCGCACTCATGGCGCGAAGCTCGTTTCCAGCCGGGTGTATATCTATCACGTCGACAGCCAGGGATCGGCTATGCAGCGCGCTGCGGCAGATGTGCACGACAAGATTGATCGCGACCTCGATGCCCTGTGCGCGGTGTTCGCCGATTGGCAGTCCGCCGGCTTCTTCCCGCAGTATGCCGCCGCGCTCGTGGAATGGTCGGTGGCGTTCATCGAGTACAGCATCTTGCGCCAGGAACCGCAATGGCGTGCTTCCCGTCTGGTGCGCTTGCGCGATGCATGGCGTACGGCTTTGGGCGACGATGATGAGCTGCAAGGTATCGAGCCTCATGCGTTTCCCATGGTGCAGCTTTGCCTTGGCTGCTCCGACGATGGCGCGCTGGCGGTAGGGGAGTCGAAGGCCGCGCGCATTGCCCTTGCGTGGCGTTTGAAGCACTACGGCGTGGGAGATATTGCCTCCAAGGTGGTCGGCAAGCTGCATCGCTAG
- a CDS encoding glycosyltransferase — protein MSSAAPQLSVIVPVYNAQTYLRQALDSVARQTFEDFEVLLINDGSTDESGVILEEYASADARFRVISKENQGYGATVNRGINEARGAYVAVFEPDDFLEPSAYHTLMQLALSASADVAKANYWFYWSKPQDRNQVISVVTEQMAAQPFSPHDIPEVVFGIPSIWSAVYRRAFLDEQGIRLLETPGASYQDLGFSFKVFSSARVIAATQEPVLHYRQDNESSSVNSPGKALCVCGEFDGIDAFIAQDASRSWLAPYAFRLRYDSYMWNFQRLEGELRTQFLDRMQADLQQGVNAGAYEPSLFKPHQRKNLDVILNRPQVMLRHLPAHPSAWQKMAYYTRIGGLGTALAMVKAR, from the coding sequence ATGAGTAGCGCTGCTCCGCAGCTTTCCGTAATCGTTCCCGTCTACAACGCCCAGACGTACTTGCGCCAGGCGCTCGATTCGGTTGCGCGCCAGACGTTCGAAGACTTCGAGGTGCTGCTCATCAACGATGGGTCTACCGATGAATCTGGTGTCATCTTGGAAGAGTACGCTTCTGCCGATGCGCGCTTTCGGGTTATCTCGAAGGAGAATCAGGGCTACGGGGCAACGGTGAATCGTGGCATCAACGAAGCGCGTGGCGCCTACGTGGCCGTGTTCGAGCCCGACGACTTCCTGGAGCCAAGTGCATACCATACGCTGATGCAGCTGGCGCTGTCCGCTTCGGCCGATGTGGCCAAGGCAAACTATTGGTTCTATTGGAGCAAGCCCCAGGATCGCAACCAGGTTATCTCGGTGGTTACCGAGCAGATGGCCGCGCAGCCGTTTTCCCCGCACGACATTCCCGAAGTCGTATTCGGCATTCCGTCGATCTGGTCGGCGGTATATCGTCGCGCCTTCTTGGACGAACAGGGGATTCGCCTTCTGGAAACGCCCGGCGCCAGCTATCAGGACCTGGGCTTTTCGTTCAAGGTATTTTCCAGCGCGCGCGTCATTGCGGCTACGCAGGAACCCGTGCTTCATTATCGTCAGGACAACGAGTCGTCTTCAGTGAACAGTCCGGGTAAGGCGCTGTGCGTCTGCGGCGAATTCGATGGCATCGATGCGTTCATCGCACAGGATGCCAGCCGTTCGTGGCTTGCGCCCTATGCGTTCCGGTTGCGCTACGACAGCTACATGTGGAACTTCCAGCGACTCGAGGGCGAGTTGCGCACCCAGTTCCTCGATCGCATGCAGGCCGATTTGCAGCAGGGCGTGAACGCGGGTGCCTACGAGCCTAGCCTGTTCAAGCCCCATCAGCGTAAGAACCTCGACGTTATTCTGAATCGTCCCCAGGTGATGCTTCGTCATTTGCCCGCGCATCCTTCCGCATGGCAGAAGATGGCGTATTACACCCGCATTGGCGGGTTGGGAACCGCCCTGGCCATGGTGAAGGCCCGATAG